The Babylonia areolata isolate BAREFJ2019XMU chromosome 17, ASM4173473v1, whole genome shotgun sequence genome has a window encoding:
- the LOC143291457 gene encoding uncharacterized protein T05H10.8-like gives MKGVVEGIRLAKETSHLAGDSWQQGGTVLLDRRGVVLYQHTEEHPTDWPNMEEVLRLVGISDAKADYKKALSDWLKMRAANRNQAQKS, from the exons ATGAAAGGTGTTGTGGAAG GAATCCGTCTGGCTAAAGAAACGTCTCACCTTGCGGGCGATTCATGGCAGCAGGGAGGGACTGTCCTGTTGGATAGACGTGGGGTGGTTCTGTACCAG CACACAGAGGAACATCCGACTGATTGGCCCAACATGGAAGAAGTCTTGCGATTGGTTGGAATTTCAGACGCAAAAGCAGACTACAAAAAGGCTCTCTCTGATTGGCTGAAAATGAGGGCGGCAAACAGGAACCAGGCGCAGAAGTCCTAA